From Choristoneura fumiferana chromosome 7, NRCan_CFum_1, whole genome shotgun sequence, the proteins below share one genomic window:
- the smid gene encoding nuclear valosin-containing protein-like smid: MKKHQGGQIFNDPVMVSRVKNYLAENVDKTFVDVRQMAHSLKERYREYANRSDSAFRKSVGSAYKMVLQSYGLDDAFTSEGSEEESDLELLDESNSALNNRLLQMYKMQDRMQDKKRPAVSRRNDKSGEPIDILSSDEDGTAAPKLPKINDQITITPHIPTRKGNSTAVEDTPRLQQNQNSSKKRKPEVNKTAAPKKKPEVGTLKNVKVSFEDIGGISEIITQICDLVLHMKHPEVYSELGIKSPRGALLHGPPGTGKTLLAHAIAGKLQLPLVAVSGTELVGGMSGESEERIRELFERAVSCAPSLLFIDEIDSICGNRIHAQKDMEKRMVAQLLASLDSIGDVNAPILVLAATNNPDSLDPALRRAGRLEQEITLGIPTFKARKEILAILCKNMTLGDDIDMNYLAQITPGFVGADLQALVNKASTYAVKRIFIEIRAAEDEEAEKEIEESKPEEVAVIPNGENEPETPVVTDKVDPPESVPESEPQPEKTEAPTPELNGEVIAVEPAKPPQPEAVKVKKPLNPVDEVLSLLEDSMPYSKEELAGVCIRQEDFVKALKTTKPCAVREGIVTVPDVTWDDVGSLNQVRKDLQMAVLAPVKYPEQLKRLGLAAPSGVLLCGPPGCGKTLLAKAVANEAGVNFISVKGPELLNMYVGESERAVRTCFRRARNSAPCVIFFDEFDALCPRRSSHDNNGAARVVNQLLTEMDGIESREGVFVLAASNRPDIIDPAVLRPGRLDRVMYVGMPAREDRVDILQKLTKGGTEPQLGPDVDLTIVASLTEGYTGADLAGLVKAAATNTLTTHISNGTLDGDIYVTFEDFRTALGKCKPSVSSKEQLHYEKLRLKYASGPDEMEMETELTNEESMDTV, encoded by the coding sequence ATGAAGAAGCATCAAGGAGGCCAGATTTTTAACGACCCGGTCATGGTGTCGCGGGTAAAGAACTATCTCGCCGAAAATGTGGATAAAACATTCGTTGATGTCCGCCAAATGGCGCACTCGCTCAAGGAGCGTTATCGTGAATACGCTAACAGAAGCGACAGCGCTTTTCGTAAAAGCGTCGGAAGTGCTTACAAAATGGTACTCCAAAGCTACGGACTCGATGATGCATTTACGTCAGAAGGGTCTGAGGAAGAATCCGATTTGGAGTTACTTGACGAAAGCAACAGCGCGCTGAACAACCGCCTGCTTCAAATGTACAAAATGCAGGATAGAATGCAAGACAAGAAGCGGCCGGCGGTGTCTCGCCGCAACGACAAGTCAGGCGAACCCATCGACATACTGAGCAGCGACGAAGACGGTACTGCGGCGCCGAAGTTACCAAAAATTAATGACCAAATTACAATAACACCACACATTCCTACCCGCAAAGGCAACAGTACAGCGGTCGAAGACACGCCCCGCCTACAACAAAACCAAAACAGCTCGAAAAAACGTAAACCAGAGGTCAACAAAACTGCCGCGCCAAAAAAAAAGCCTGAGGTTGGTACATTGAAGAATGTAAAGGTTAGTTTTGAGGACATAGGCGGTATTTCAGAGATCATAACTCAAATTTGTGATCTTGTGCTGCATATGAAGCATCCAGAAGTGTACAGTGAGTTGGGCATAAAGTCTCCAAGAGGTGCATTGCTTCATGGACCCCCAGGAACGGGTAAGACTTTATTAGCACATGCGATTGCTGGCAAGTTGCAATTACCGCTTGTGGCTGTTTCAGGAACTGAATTAGTGGGAGGAATGTCTGGGGAATCAGAGGAAAGAATCCGGGAGCTTTTTGAAAGAGCAGTTTCTTGTGCACCAAGTTTATTGTTCATAGACGAGATTGACTCTATCTGCGGTAATAGAATACATGCCcagaaagacatggagaaaagGATGGTGGCTCAGTTACTTGCCAGTTTAGATAGTATTGGTGATGTCAATGCGCCAATATTGGTTCTTGCTGCTACCAATAACCCTGACTCTTTAGATCCTGCCTTACGGCGTGCAGGGCGCCTAGAACAGGAGATTACTCTAGGCATACCTACCTTTAAAGCTAGGAAGGAAATCTTGGccatattatgtaaaaatatgacCCTCGGAGATGACATTGATATGAATTATTTAGCTCAAATCACACCTGGTTTTGTTGGTGCTGACTTACAAGCCCTTGTCAACAAAGCAAGCACTTATGCTGTTAAGAGGATATTTATTGAAATCCGTGCGGCAGAAGATGAAGAGGCTGAAAAAGAGATTGAGGAAAGTAAGCCTGAAGAAGTAGCTGTCATCCCTAATGGGGAAAATGAACCTGAGACTCCTGTAGTTACTGATAAAGTTGATCCTCCTGAGTCTGTTCCTGAATCTGAACCACAACCAGAAAAAACAGAGGCACCAACTCCAGAACTAAATGGTGAAGTTATTGCTGTTGAACCTGCTAAACCACCACAACCAGAAGCTGTCAAAGTTAAGAAACCTCTTAACCCTGTTGATGAAGTACTAAGCCTTCTTGAAGACTCAATGCCTTACTCCAAAGAGGAATTGGCGGGTGTTTGTATCAGACAAGAGGACTTTGTGAAAGCATTGAAGACAACAAAACCATGTGCTGTAAGAGAAGGAATAGTGACAGTTCCTGATGTTACCTGGGATGATGTAGGATCTCTGAATCAAGTTCGCAAAGACTTGCAGATGGCTGTTTTAGCACCAGTCAAGTACCCGGAACAGCTTAAGAGGTTAGGCTTAGCAGCCCCAAGTGGAGTACTACTTTGCGGCCCCCCTGGTTGCGGTAAAACATTGCTTGCTAAAGCAGTGGCTAATGAAGCAGGTGTAAACTTTATATCTGTTAAAGGACCAGAGTTGCTGAACATGTATGTCGGCGAGAGCGAAAGGGCCGTTCGGACTTGTTTCAGACGGGCTCGCAATTCCGCGCCATGTGTTATATTCTTTGACGAATTCGACGCACTTTGTCCAAGAAGGAGTTCCCATGACAACAATGGCGCAGCGCGTGTTGTAAACCAACTGCTCACAGAAATGGACGGCATAGAAAGCCGCGAAGGCGTGTTTGTGCTAGCTGCGTCAAACAGGCCAGATATAATAGACCCAGCAGTGCTGAGACCAGGTCGTTTAGACCGCGTAATGTACGTCGGAATGCCAGCAAGAGAAGACAGAGTTGATATCCTCCAGAAATTAACTAAAGGAGGAACTGAGCCACAACTTGGTCCTGATGTTGATTTAACAATCGTTGCCAGTCTTACTGAAGGATATACAGGCGCTGACTTAGCCGGTCTTGTAAAAGCAGCAGCTACAAACACACTTACGACTCACATTTCAAACGGAACTCTGGATGGAGACATATACGTGACATTTGAAGACTTCAGAACGGCTTTAGGAAAATGCAAACCATCCGTTTCTTCAAAAGAACAGCTGCATTATGAAAAACTGCGACTAAAGTATGCTTCTGGGCCTGATGAAATGGAGATGGAGACAGAACTTACTAATGAAGAATCTATGGATACCGTTTGA